In Camelina sativa cultivar DH55 chromosome 13, Cs, whole genome shotgun sequence, the genomic window attttaaaccaataacaattcaatatttttaatgattaattcttgaagtttacgaaacattaatttttgtgggacaaaaaaaatattctaaaaacatTAATCTTTATGAGACAGTAGGAATAGTAAGATTAATATTTCGGTCATAATTCTATTGTAAGCACTCATTAGTTAATGTTAATTGGAtttgttatgacttatgagtctCTTAATCATCATCTTCGATTAGTGTGAAGTAAAGAGCGTTACAATGGCGGCAATttattctctcttcctcttcttcgtcatcatcactcttctcatcatcatcttagCTTTGATCGTACGGCCAAGATCCGTCAAGATCGCTATCAAATCTCGCCACGTCTTCATCACCGGTGGATCAAGCGGCATCAGTCTCGCTCTCGCTCACCGTGCCGCCGCCGAGGGAGCACGAGTCTCGATCCTCGCCCGCTCAACCGAAAAGCTCGCCGAGGCCAAACGATCCATCGAGCTAGCCACCGGCGTCGAGGTCGCCACGTTCTCTGCCGACGTCCGCGATTTCGACGCAGTCTCGAAGGCGGTTGATGAATCGGGGCCGATCGATGTGTTAATTGTGAATCAAGGCGTGTTTATTGGGAAGGAGCTTGAGAAACAGAGTCACGAGGAGGTTAAGTTGATGATTGATGTGAATCTTGTTGGGAGCTTCAGTGTGATTATTGCGGCTTTGCCTGCGATGAAAGCTAGTAGGGAAGGTCGAGGTCCTGCCTCCATTTCTCTCGTCTCCTCTCAAGCCGGTCAGGTTCGCCTCGACTCGATTCATAGTCTCCTAGTTATATAGGTGAAGGAATCACTCTTGATTAGTCATGTAAAGCCCTTGTGATAGTTTGTGCATTTTCTTGAATTTGGGAAAGAACTTGTGGAAGTTAAGAGATGCATTTTCTTGGATAGACTTTGTGATGTATAGTGGTTTTTACCTCTTTTGTTTTCAGGCAGGTATCTACGGTTACACTGCATATTCAGCGAGCAAGTTTGGGCTTTAGGGATTAGCGCAAGCGTTGCAGCAAGAAGTTATTTCTGATGACATTCATGTGACTCTCTTGTTTCCTCCTGACACGGATACACCCAAGTTTCAAGAAGGTAAGATAATCCACAATCTTTTTTAACGTTTTAAagaccaattaaaaaaacatcatGGATATGTAGAGTATGACAAAGAAGTATACATCATGAAAGCTAGGATCGTGGATTGTCTTTTAGGCGTCTAATTATACTGATCAGATGACTCAGTTGACTTGTAGATTAGTTGCAGTTCCAGTCCAACTGGTTCAGTTAAATTCATttgcttgttcttgttttggcTTTCAGAACAGAAGAAGAGGCCGGAGCTGACTTCCATCATAGCCGCATCTTCTGGTTCAATGAAAACCAAAGAAATAGCCAAGATATGTTTCGATGGTATCAAAGCAGGAAAATCCACAGTGACATGCCATTTCATCAGCTTCTTACTATCTATTGCGAGCGCCGGCATGTCCCCTCAGAGATCTTCTTGGCTCGCTTTTattgaaattatgttttgtgGCCTAATTAGACTCTTTAGCTTGGTTGTCCAATGGCAATGGTACAAAACCATAGAAAAGTGgaacacaacaaaaataagtaGAAGCAAATAGTAAAGTTATAGTTTAGGTCATCAAACTATATGTTGTATGTTTTTCCTATGAACCACTAAATGTATATGAATCAGGCTTTTGTACAGTGAAcatgttcatgtttttttttttttttttttttaacaacataaaaGATCAGCTCACATGAGCCAATAAgaagggaaattgtttacaaacaaaacaggaTGCAGAGAGGttcgcgcttggcgtgccaaagagtCCGCACTAGTATTAGCATTTcttgaaattaaagataaagagaagGATGAAAATTCCTCCATGTCCATCTTGATATTGTCGAGGTATGTCTTGAAAGCCGGCCAATcttgaggagaagacaccatcttcaccaaatccgAACAATCAGTATAAAAAGCCACTTCTCGAAAGTCATGATCAATCATGCATCGCATTGCTCAAACAAAAGCTTCGACTTCAGCATGCAAAGGGGAAAGACTACGGCGGAAATTGGAGGCTCCCCTTATCGGCGTGTCATCCTGAAAAGAGGAACACACccatcctgcacctgcaaaaacaTCACCCGCCTTCCAGGATCCATCTACAAAGCACCGGTAACCTGAGAAAACAGTGGGCATAGAAACCCGGCTTGCCGGTTCCCCCCTATGAGGGCCCGGTGGAAGAGGAGGCGAATCCTCATCCCCCTCATCCACCTGAGCCTGCAACCATGTAGTTGCATCCCCCACCGCTAACCTAACAACCTCCTCTGGCTTTTCCATAACATTCTCAAAAACGCATGCATTCCTCGCCTTCCATATGTACCACATGATCCAAGGGAAAGCCGCAACTTGAGAACCCGGATTAGAAGATCCCAAAAAATGATCCACATTTGCATACAAGGATTCGGTAGGGAAAGTGACCGAGCCAACCAGCACCTGAgctaaagcccaaacctgtcgAGCTGGTGGACACCTAAATATCGCATGATTAGTTGTTTCCTCATCTGCTCCACAACGAGCACAAACTGAATCACAAGCAAAGCCTCGTCTCCTCAGTTTTGCCGTAACCGATATGCACCGGGATAAGACCTACCACATAAAATGCCTGATCTTCGGTGGACAAGCCACTCGCCAAACTCCCGCTAGGAGGGGGGTAATACTCGGCCCATACCTAGTAGTTTGGGAAAGCGGAAGCCTCGCCAAACGTTCCGTTTCATAACCTGATTTAACCGTGTACTTTTCCGGATTTGGTATAATGCCAACCCATCAAGTCCTCCTGGTGTGAACTACCCAAAGGCAGAGCCCCGATCAAAGCCGCATCCTCCTGGGTAAAATGCTCACTGAGCATATCCATATGCCAAAAATTAGATTGGCAATCGATGAGATGTGAAATTAGTAAGGAAAAGTCCAAGAAAAGACCATGACTCAAAGCTGGTCTTGGGAATTGAGCTGGTATCCATGGATCagtccatatagaaatggaCTCCCCAGAACCAACCCGTATAATAAGCCCTTTGTTTACCAAAGATCTAGCAGAAACAATACTCCACCATCCCTAGGAAGGGGAGTATGAACGTATCGGATCCATAGGATGAGAATTCTTATAATACCAGCCTTTGAACACCCGTGCAAAAAGGTAATCGGGTACCTCAATCAGCCGCCATAATTGTTTAGCCAACAAAGCAGTATTAAAGTCATCAATATTCCTAAAGCCCAAACCACCCAACTGCTTGCTCTCACATAATTTATACCACGCTAACCAATGCATACCCCCAGACTGTCCCGAATGCCACCAGAAATTTGCCACTGCACTAGTTAGCTTAGACGTGACAGTTTTTGGCAGCCGGAAACAGGACATAACAAAAGTCGGTACCGCAGTAGCAACTGATTTTATCATCACCTCTTTACCGCCCTGAGAAAGTTGCTTTGCCGTCCAACCATTCGTTCGACCCTGTAACCTATCCCAAACATAGGAGAAAATCTTTGTTTTGGATCCTCCCAAACTCTCGGGAATCCCGAGGTAAGACCCCATCCCGCCCAAATTTGATATCCCAAGCACCCCTTGGACCTCACTTTTTACCGCTTCAATAATCTTATGTCCTAATTGAATTGAGGACTTATCAAAATTGATCTCTTGGCCCGAAACCTCCTCATATTTCTTCAAAATATCTAATATGACCCCACATTGAACCCGATCGGCCTTACAAACGAaaagactatcatccgcaaacaataAATGCATAATCGGTGGATATTTATTAGCGACCTTGATCCCTGATATCAGTTTATCCCGTTCAGCCTTCCGAGTATTAGCAATAAGTACCTCCGTACAAAGGATAAACAGATAGAGAGACAAAGGGTCACCCTGACGCAACCCTCACTCCGGGACTATCAGCCCGTTGGGTTGACCATTAATCAGTACCTGATACTCGACCGAagagacacaaaacaaaactcaagatACCCATTTTTCCGCGAACCCCATTTTCCGTAGTAAAGCTTCGACGAAACCCCACTCGACCCTATCATACGCTTTGCTCATATCTGTCTTTATTGCCATATATTTTCCTTTACAGGACGGGTTAGTCCGGAGACCATGAAACATTTCTTGGGCTATCAAGATATTATCAGAAATCAGCCGACATGGCACAAAGGCAGATTGAGTCTCCGATACTAGGTTTGGTAAAACCATTTTGAGCCATTGacacaagattttagaaatgatCTTGTACCCCACATTACACAGGCTAAACGGACGCAACTCTGTCATCCGAGTAGGCTTGGCAACCTTGGGAATAAGACAACTATGCGTCCGATTTAATCTCTTATCAAAAATACCCTTCACAAAAAACTCATTAACCATAGCAACCATATCCGACTTTATAACCTCCTAGGCCTTCTGGAAAAACAAAGCGGTCATGCCATCTGGTCCTGGAGCCTTatccggatgcatcataaacaaagcCTTACGTATCTCTATCTCCGTAATCGGGGCTGTCAGCCGCTCATTATCCTCCTCCGAGAGTACCGGTGTAACCTCACTTAGAGCCTCCTCAAAAATGTCAGGATTAGTCGAAgtaaacaaatcctcaaaatacGTTACAGCAGTACTGCATATAACTTCATCCTTTGTAGACCAAATATTATTTCTATCAAACAGACCAATAATTCGATTCCGAGCCCGGCGTTGCTTTGTTTGGGCCTGAAAatactttgtgtttttatccCCCACACGCATCCATCTATTCCGACTTTTTTGACGCTAATAGATTTCCTCATCCCTGTAAGCCTCACACAGCCGGGAGGTTAACACCGATATGTCCCTAGGATCTACCGCATCATTCGCCTGAGCCACCTCCAACTGTCTTTTAAGATCCTCAATCACATCCCTCCCAAAAGGTACATGTGCTTTTCGCCACTGAGATATTGCCCGTCGGCAATTACCAAGCTTAGCCACAAAGTTTTGCTGGTCTTGGACTGGAACACCACCCCAGCATGCGGCAATAGCCTCCATCAAACCCGCTTTACCAACCCATTGTCTATCAAACATAAAACACTGACGCCCCCGTGGCCGCTTGGCACCAATACTAACCACCAATGGTTTGTGATCCGAGGCTATCATTGGCAAATATTCTGTGACCGTGTCCGGAAACAAGTCATGCCAATCCTCAGTACCCAGAGCTCTATCCAATCTACACCGAATCGGTTTCTTATCCTGCCAACCTCTTCAGGACAAATAATCACCAAGGTACGGGAATTCCAAAAACTCACAATCCTATATCATCCCATTAAAAGAATGAAACGAAGCTGCATGCCTAAACTTACCCTTCTTTTTTCATAATTCCCCGTTAATTCGTTAAAATATCCAACAACAAGCTAAAGCGTTGATCTTGAAATACTAATCCGTAATAATCGTTCCCAAACCATAACAGGTTCATGTTTTGTAGTTGAAACTTTTGTGTTTGCAATTTAATACCATCAGAAAATAAGCAAATTACTTCAACAAATGAATTTGTGAAAATAAACTGTAAAATTTCCTCcaaaaaaatcactaaatttaacattttaatataattttatcttttttaaataaataaaaaaccatttAATCTCTCAGTTATCTATTCTTCGTTTCGGAGTTTTCTCTTTCGGAGCTCAACAATGGCGTCACAGCTTCTCTTTGTTCCTCACCTCGCTCTCATCCCTAAAGCCTCAACCTTTCATCCTTCCCTCTTCTCAACACTAAACCCCAGTTTCTTTCACTCTACTTCCGCAAGGAGAGCTCTCAAATCCTCCTTTGATTCTCGAATTATTAACCTCAAAGCCGTCGCGGACACTTTCTCTGAAATCGAAAGCAACAGTGCCACTGAAACAACTGATTTGACTCTACGTGAAATCTGTCAAGGTTTTGTGCCAGAGCATATTTTGCACAGGCAAGCTTTCGTTTCActtgcttttgattttgaaaagtactaataaaaatcgaaactttattgattatatttttgaaaaaatggtGTAGAATGGAGGAGATTGGGTTTGTGTTACCCACAGACATACAAAGAGAAGCTCTACCTACTTTGTTTACAGGCCGTGACTGCATCCTTCATGCTCAAGTCCTTTTTCATCTCACCATGCTTCTCTCTGTTGATTATCTGTTTTGAAACTTTTGGTTAATGTtgctatgtttttgttttggtgatcTTAGACAGGTTCAGGCAAGACATTGACTTACCTGTTACACATATTCTCTCTTATTAATCCTCAACGATCATCTGTGCAAGCTGTAATTGTTGTACCCACTCGAGAGCTCGGTATGCAAGTAAGTCTAGTAGTAGTAGGCATTGATTTTGAAATCTTGAACTTTTGACTTGATATGTTTTGTGATATGATTGAAATTTGTTTGCCTCTTTGGGTTTAGGTTACAAAAGTTGCTCGAATGTTGGCTGCAAAATCGGATTTTGATGTGAAAGGATGTTCAGTAATGGCTCTTTTAGATGGAGGTACGCTAAGAAGGCACAAAAGCTGGCTCAAGGTTGGATTTTAGGATCTTATTAAGTTAGATAGATTAGGTTGttcaaaagagtttttttttaaagggtttCAGTCACATCTTCTTGTGATTTAGTTCAGaaagtttaacttttttttttcaggctgAGCCACCAGCAATTTTGGTTGCTACGGTAGCAAGTTTGTGTCACATGCTAGAAAAGCACATATTTAGACTTGACTCTGTGAGAGTTCTTGTTTTAGATGAGGTAAAAACTTTCTCAATTGTATGTATGTATTGTGTACTGTTCTCCATAGAAAATGATTGAGGCTGTTCTGCATATTGAACATCATGCTCAGAACATATTCTGACCCCGGTATATATTTGAACGGTCACTTTGGTAGGTTGATTTCTTATTCTACTCTTCAAAACAAGTTGGTTCTGTGCGGAAGCTTTTGACATCATTTTCTTCATGCGATAAACGTCAGACAGTTTTTGCCAGTGCTTCCATTCCCCAGCATAAACATTTTGTGCATGACTGTATACAGCAAAAGTGGACAAAGGTTAGCTTATGAAATGTTTCTTTTACTTTAGAATTATGTTCGGGCTTGGCTAATCAACCAAATGGTTTGGGCTACTGTAGATGCCACCCAATTCTACATTTGGGaatataacaaattataattctaAACTAGGGCCTCAGTTCAGttgtattttttcaacttttctgCAGAGGGATGTTGTCCATGTTCATGTTAGCGCAATCATGCCCATGCCTTTGTGCCTTCTTCACAGACTCGTTGTAAGACTTAACTTTTTAGCATCCTTCCACTTCTTTTGTGATGATATTAATCTATAAGTACATCTAACCTCTATTTTGGCAGATGTGTCAGAAGACAAATAAACATCAAGTGCTGCTTGCCTTGTTAGAGTCTGATGCACCTGAATCAGCTATTATATTTGTCGGGGAGCAGGTATTGGAAACCACTATTTCCCTTTTAACGTCACTTAATCTAACCATTTAACACccttttctgtttcttcttttcagtCTGAGAAGTCAAAAAAGGCTGGAAATGAACCATCGACAACTCTACTAATGGAATTCCTTAAAACTTCATACAATGGCTCGCTGGAGATTCTCCTACTAGAAGGGGACATGAATTTCAATTCACGAGCAGCTTCACTAACAGTACGTGGTTCTTTTGTCTGCGGATTGGAATCCTAGATGTGTACTTTCTGCTACTAACCTTCATGCTTCCCTATAGGAAATCAGGCAAGGAGGaggttttcttcttgtttctacTGATATTGCAGCAAGAGGGATTGATCTGCCAGAAACAACtcacatcttcaactttgatCTCCCACAAACGGCTACAGATTATCTGCACCGAGCTGGAAGAGCTGGTCGAATACCCTTTTCTGACAAAAAGTGCATCGTTGCCAATCTGATCATGTCGGAGGAAAGATTTGTCTTGCAAAGATACGAAAATGAACTTATGTTCAGCTGCGAGGAACTCATTTTGTAAGTACAGTATTACTTATNNNNNNNNNNNNNNNNNNNNNNNNNNNNNNNNNNNNNNNNNNNNNNNNNNNNNNNNNNNNNNNNNNNNNNNNNNNNNNNNNNNNNNNNNNNNNNNNNNNNNNNNNNNNNNNNNNNNNNNNNNNNNNATCTTCAACTTTGATCTCCCACAAACGGCTACAGATTATCTGCACCGAGCTGGAAGAGCTGGTCGAATACCCTTTTCTGACAAAAAGTGCATCGTTGCAAATCTGATCATGTCGGAGGAAAGATTTGTCTTGCAAAGATACGAAAATGAACTTATGTTCAGCTGCGAGGAACTCATTTTGTAAGTACAGTATTAATTATCCCAGTGCAGAATCTTTGTCATATTTGCCACAAATACGGTTGAGTCCAGACACCATCAGTCTAATGTAACTAAATAGTTAGATGGGAAGAGTATATGATAAGTGTCGTCATtagcaaataaattttatttagttttgacTCTTATGCTCTGCATTCTTACTTTTTAGTTCTCACAGTTAAAACTTTAAAGGTATCATATCACAACTCCATCTTTAATTACTGAATTCTTCAAGATTACTGTAATGCCGGATCTGATGTAAAATCCATCGGATGACCTATCTGCTTCTTGTATACCCTGCAAACCATCACATTAGAGTGGAATTAGATTAGCAACCTAAGATTTGTACATCTGATGGGTCCATTTTTTCTCTTAACTCTAAGAAAATTTTACCTCTGAGTTTGCGATGATTACATTCTTCCCAACTCTAGCATTCTTGTCTATTATGCATTCTCTTCAGGGAAAAGGAGAAGGtataaacaataaaagaagaaaggaatgGGGAAACTTAACAAATGAGAACTGTTTCAAAGGTAAACCATGCGAAGTTCATAGTTAGTCTTACTTAATTTTTGTGTTCTCTC contains:
- the LOC104735985 gene encoding DEAD-box ATP-dependent RNA helicase 58, chloroplastic-like; translated protein: MASQLLFVPHLALIPKASTFHPSLFSTLNPSFFHSTSARRALKSSFDSRIINLKAVADTFSEIESNSATETTDLTLREICQGFVPEHILHRMEEIGFVLPTDIQREALPTLFTGRDCILHAQTGSGKTLTYLLHIFSLINPQRSSVQAVIVVPTRELGMQVTKVARMLAAKSDFDVKGCSVMALLDGGTLRRHKSWLKAEPPAILVATVASLCHMLEKHIFRLDSVRVLVLDEVDFLFYSSKQVGSVRKLLTSFSSCDKRQTVFASASIPQHKHFVHDCIQQKWTKRDVVHVHVSAIMPMPLCLLHRLVMCQKTNKHQVLLALLESDAPESAIIFVGEQSEKSKKAGNEPSTTLLMEFLKTSYNGSLEILLLEGDMNFNSRAASLTEIRQGGGFLLVSTDIAARGIDLPETTHIFNFDLPQTATDYLHRAGRAGRIPFSDKKCIVANLIMSEERFVLQRYENELMFSCEELIL